The Paenibacillus sp. FSL R7-0345 DNA segment CCGCAGTATAAAAAGACAGCCCCGTACCGCCGGAAGCGGACTGAACTGCCTATTTTTCATCAACCTATGTTACAGAGACTCTCTGATCACACGCTTGTAATACAGCACAGACAGGAAACCGAAGATCGAATACAACACTGTATACAGCACCATCACCAGAATCATCGGTGTCAGCATTTCTGTACCGAAGAAGAACCAGCCGGATTTGACTGCAAAATAGCTGTGGCACAGTCCGATTACGAGCGGGATACCGAAATTAAATAGCTGCTTAAACTGTATGCCGCGCAGCAGATCACCCTGGGTAAAACCAAGCTTGCGCAGAATAGTATAGCCGTTCTTTTCCTCTTCACCTTCATCCATCTGCTTGAAGTACAGAATACAGCCCGAGGTAATCAGGAAGGTTAGGCCAAGAAAGCCGACAATAAACATAATCAGGCCCATATTGCTCCGCTGGTTCAGTTCATATTCATACTGGGAAAAGCTCGGGTACTCCGGTTTCTGTTCCATGAAAATCTTATTAGCCTCAATCCGCAGTGAACGGTCGGCCAGTTCGATCCCGTAATACTCTCTTTTCCCTTCTCCTCTTTGCACCTTTGGATTCTGGACTTTAACAAATTCCTCATATATGCTCTCATCCACCACAAAGATGGCACCGCCTCCGCCATAATAATAGGGTAGAACAGCATCAGGAGAGCTGCCGTTAACCTGCAGGCTGACTGGTCCGTTTATCGTATCAAATTTGACTTCACCTGAATCGCTGAGTGACATGAACTTCTGCAGCGCGCCGCCGTAACCGACAATCGTTGTCTCTCCCGGCTGCAAATCCATACCTTTAATATCCTTTTCGCTGAGTACAGCGGTTAGAAGAAGACGGTCCTCCGGTGATTTAAAAGCTGATTTGTCCATGATCCCGCTGGCATCCACTTCCATCATGATGGGCTTCATGTAAATCTCTTTGTACTTAATCTTTTGCGCATCCAGCGCCTGGACAAACTTCTCCTTCGCTTCCACACGGGCAAACCCGAAATCATCCGGTGAGCTCTCTTTGGCCGTAGCCTCTGCCGAATAATAGGAAATGTAACTGAGCGAGAGCAGGCCAATTGCAAGCGCTGATACAGTCGTGATGATTGTCAGCAGCAGCGCGTTCGACTTCATCCGGAACATGATAGAAGACAGCGAGAGTACCTCATTGATCGACAGGTAGCCCTGTTTGCTCTTGCGGATGGCATTGAACAGGAAGCTGACTGAACCTTTATAGAACAGATAGGTTCCAATAATGACCAGGGCCAGAATCGTAATCATCGCCCGCATCAGCTCGGACATTTCTGTATATTTGCCGCTGAACAGCTGGGTTGAAATGTAATAGCCGCCCCCGACAAAAGCGATGCCAAGGAGTCCGAGAACAATCTCCCACAACGGCATTTTGCGGATCTGTGTCTGCGTGGTGGCATTTACTTTAAACAGGGACAGAATGCTCTGGCCTTTGATAAACGTATAGTTCATCAGCATAATCAGCACATAGATCGCCGCAAAAACGATGATCGTCCGCACCAGCGCCTCTGACGAGAAGCGCAGCTCGGCCATCGCGTCGATCTCCAGGATTTTGAACAGGATCATCAGAATCAGGCGCGACACTGCGAATCCGGCGGCAATCCCGGCAACCATGGATCCGAAATAGAGCATCAGGTTCTCGGCGCTGAGCAGCCTGAAAATTTTGCCTTTGGTGAGTCCGATCAGCTGGAATAATCCGATCTCCCGGCTGCGCCGCTTGATGAAGATCGTGTTCGCATACAGAAGGAAAATCGCGACGATTGCGACCAGCAGGATCGAGGAAGTTCCGATCGCTGCGCCTCCTTTTACCGAACCGGCAACCTCGTCCATCGAAGGATCAAACTGCAGGGTAACGAAGGAGAAATACAATGCCACACTGAAAATAAGGGCAAAGACGTACAGGTAATAGTTCTTGATGTTCTTTTTGAGATTGCGGTAAACAATATAATTCAGGTTCATGACTGGACACCGCCCAATACGCCCTGGGTTTTGATAATATCATTAAAGAAGGACTGCCGCGGTTCATCCCCCTTGTTCAGCTGGGTGTAAATTTGCCCGTCGCGGATAAACACTACCCTGCTGCAATAGCTCGCCGCCACCGGATCATGCGTAACCATCACAATAGTCGCCTGACGCCCCTGGTTCATGTCCGACAGCTTGTTCAGCAGGTCAGAAGCGGATTTGGAATCCAGCGCCCCGGTCGGTTCATCGGCAAAAATAATACTCGGCTCATGCACGAACGCCCGCGCTGCCGAGGTCCGCTGCTTCTGCCCGCCGGAAATTTCCGCCGGATATTTATTTTGCAGCTCGGCAATGCCCAGCTCGCCAGCCACCTGCGCGAACCGCTGATGTGCTTCCTTCTTGGAGATTCCGGTGATTGAGAGCGGCAGCAGCACATTTTCTTTGACGGTCAATGTATCCAGCAGGTTATACTCCTGGAAAATAAACCCCAGATGATGCTTGCGGAACTCCGCCAGCTGCTTCTCCTTCATTCCGGTAAATTCCTTGCCTTCAATTTCAATTGTCCCCTGGCTGACCCGGTCGATGGAGGACAGCACATTCAGCAGGGTTGTTTTGCCTGAACCGGACGCGCCCATTATGCCAACGAACTCGCCTTTGTCCACCTGCAGGTCGATCCCCTTCAGTACTTCCTGCTTGTTAAATTTATTTCCGTAGGTTTTGTAAATTTTATTGGCTTGTAAAATGACCACTTCGCAACCACTCCTTTTCTGTACCTCAATCATACCGGGGCCGGGGCTTACGTTCCTGCGTTTCACCTAACAATATGAACAGGCATGTGACATTATTGTCACATGCCCGTCTTCACAAAATCGTTCTCCCGCGGAAAAGTCAGCATAAAAACAGTACCTTTTCCAGGTTCCGACTCCACACTGAGGCTGATCAGCAGCGGTTCCGCCACCTGCTTCGTCAGGTACAGGCCCATCCCGGTAGCCGCGCCCTCCTGACGGCCGAGCACTGAGGTAAACCCTTTATCAAAGATACGCAGCAGGTCCTTTGGAGCAATCCCCTTGCCTTCATCTTTAATAATCAGCACCACATGCCCGTCCTGCTCCAGGCTCTGTATAACAATATCTGAGGCTTTACTGTACTTAACAGCATTGGTCAGCAGCTGCCGGAGCATAAAACCAAGCCACTTGCCATCCGTCAGCACCGTTTCCGCCTCCAGCTCTACGTCAAATCCGATGCCCTTCGGGATACACCAGGTTCTCAGCCCCCGGATTTCCTGGTTCAGAACCGGCTCAAGCGCTGTACGCTCAATGAAAAGATCGTTGCGCATAAAAGGTATTCGCTTCTGGTGCAGCTGCTGGTCGAGCAGATGGTGAATCCGCAGCCATTCGTACATCATCTGATTCTGCAGTGTCTCATCCGGAAGACGCTCGATCATTAGCTGCATTGCTGTAAGCGGCGTTTTCACCTCATGAATCCAGGCCAGCAGATCGTCCTTTTCCTCCTCCAGCAGCCGGAAGTTCGCCGCAGATTCCCGCCGGTAGCGTTCCGTCTGGAGGGTTACCGCATCCTGCACAATTTGCTCAAACGGACTGTCCGCTTCCCGGAAGGCCTCCAGATCATACACCTGATCCCAGGCCTCTATCGTCCTGTAGAACCGTGTCTCCTTCTGATACCGGAAGAAAACAAACAGCGTGCAGACCAGCACATTCAGCAGCACGATATACAGCACGGGCAGGAACGGGATCGACGCATCGACAAAAGCGACGAACAGAATCAGCAGTTGCATTCCGGCCAACAGGCAGAGCCAGCTTCTTTTTTCAGCTATGTATTTAGTAATCATAATGCCGCCTCTTCGGTAGCCATGTACCCCTGTCCTACCTTGGTTTCAATGTAAGCATCCAGCCCGAGCGGCTCCAGCTTTTTGCGCAGCCGGTTCACGTTCACGGTTAAGGTATTGTCACTCACAAAATGTTCATTGTCCCACAGGTTTTTGATCAGCTCCTCACGGTCTACAATCCGGTCCTTCTGCTCGACCAGAATTTTGAGGATGAACATTTCGTTTTTGGTCAGCAGGGCTGCACCCTGGCTGTTGGTTACGGTGTTTTTTACATATTCGATCGTAGCGCCGCGCCATGTTTTCAGCTCTGTCCGTTCTGTGCTGTAGTTATACACCCGCCGGAGTGTAGCCTGGATTTTGGCGATCAGCACATCGAAGTGGAACGGCTTTTGCATAAAATCATCGGCCCCCAGCTGCATTGACATCACCATATCGCTCGGATGGTCACGCGAGGACAGAAAAATAATCGGCACATTGGAATGCGCCCGGATCATCCGGCACCAGTGAAAACCGTCAAACAGCGGCAGCTGAATATCAATAATGACCAGCTCCGGCTGAACCGCCGTGAATTCCTGCAAGACTTTGGCAAAATCGGTGACACCGTACACATCATACGACCATTGGGATAAACGTTCCTTAATTTCGGTGAATAGCGTAACATCGTCTTCAATCAGCATGATTTTGAACATATATGGCACTCCGTTTCTTACAGCCAGCGGCTGAAATTCTTATGGGCCACCTTAATTTGCCTCTGCTCCGCCCACTCCGTCAGCTTCTTTATGTCATTGATATTTTCAAAACGGAAGCAATTTTCATACGGAACCAGCACGTTTCCCTTAGGTCTGATGCCGATAACAGGCTTAAAGTAACCTCTTACAAATACAGTCTTGATGTGGTCTGCCGGGATAATTTGGTTCTTTACAGCAAGACTCTCTGCATTTAGTGTGATGTCAAAAGACCTTTTGTCCGTAACGATCCGGTAGATCATAATCCCTTCGGCAATAAAAAGGATACTCAGGTAGACAACAGCAAAATAAATGTTTGTGCCGACCGAAAGAATGAAGTAACTCCACACCACCAAATTTAAACTTATTGCTACCAGCAGAGATTTTTCTGAGGGGCCTCTGGCTTTATAAACTTTTGTAAGCTCCATACGCTTCTCCTCCTGACAGTCAACCGTATATTCAGCTTTCCATATCCCATCCTTATGTACCAAGACCCAGCTGCTTCAAACATTATACTATAATCTGGGAAAGTGCGGTCGCGAACCTTCCTCCAGTCCCCGCAATATCATCCAAGAACGTAGCTGGCTCCTGTATTATAATTGCCTTACACTATAAAAAAAGAGGGTAAAGCTGTTGTCCCGTGAGGTCCGGACCGTCGTTTTTGATCAGGAATTGAAGCTGGAAGCTTACCGGTTTGAGGGGATTATGCAGAAGTTCCCTAATCCGAAACCACTGTGCAAAAATAATATTGAAGTGATTTTTATCCTATGCGCTTTTTCAGGTATGGTTTATTTTAACATTAAGTGATAACTTAATGTTGTGAGAATAATCTAATATTTAGTTCCTACTTAATTAGATAGCGGAGGTACTGATGAAATCCACTCTTAACGAACAGCTGCTGAAAAACATCCGGTTCACCTACAACGAGGCGCTGGAGTTTATCGTCGCAATGGGCATGGCCGCCTGCGGAGAGCAGATGTATGCCATGGCTCAGGATTACAAGATTGAAATTGATTCATTAGCTGATTCCTTTTACGAGGATACCATGGCCCGTCTGTCACCGCATACTTTACGCGAGCTGCAATTTTTCTTCGGCCATAATTTTCTCCATAAGACGCTGGACTTTGGCTTCTATGTATCCATCTGCAGCAATCCTGAGCCGCAGACAGCGGAAGACTGGATTAGATCACTGGAGACCGTACCGGCGGAATGGATGCTGACTGAAATGGTATACGGGGTATATCACGATAAGCTGGATGAGCTGCTGCAAGGAAGGGATTGGGAAGCAATAAAAGGCAATCTCATTCTGCTGGCCGCATTAGTCAGGGATACCCCTCCCCATCAGGAGATCATTCAAACACAGGAGCCGCTGCTGGAATGCCTGGCCCACCCGGAAGAGTGCAAGCAGCGGTATATGCAGCTTCTCCGACAGTTTTACAAGGATGTATTTATCCACTGGAAAAAGCAGCTGCAGGAGCGTTCTGAACAGGCTTCCGCCCATTACGAGGCAGTATTCGCTGCCAAGCCTGAGCAATTTATCCGGGAAATCCATAAAAATGAGCCTGACATTTTCACGGCCGTCCCCACTGCCTTTCACGTGAGCCAGGCGTCACAGGTCGGGAACCATTTCTTGAACTTCACTACAGAGTCCGGCAATGTAGGCTGGGTTATCTTCGGTATCCATAATGAGCGGGTATTCGGCCCGGCTGCGGACCGTGAACAGACAGAGCTGTTCCTGAAGGCCTTCTCAGATAAAAGGCGGCTCGATTTTGTACTGCTGCTGAAGGAGCGTCCGCATTACGGCCAGGAGATCGCCTCCGCACTCGGCATTACACCGGCAGCCGTGAACTATCATTCCAACTTCCTGTTCTTTCTCGATCTGATCAGTGTGAAACGGGAGGATCACCGCTTATATTATCATCTGAATACAGAGCGGTTACGGGAGCTGCTGGCCTTGACAGCAAAAGTTATGTTGGATTAGAGCTAAATTAATCAGCATTCTGCAATAAGCGTATATCTGATAACAGGGAGGTTCCCACATGAAGAAACCAGCAGCTTCCGGCACGTTCATCCGTTTACTAAAGCTTGGCAGGCCTTATATCGGCTGGTACATTGCACTCTGTCTGGCTGCGGCCGTAATATCACTGACCTCAGTCGGGATGGCTGAAGCCTTGCGGCGGATCATTAATGCAGCCACGGAGCACAATCTATCGGGCCTGACTTCCAGCGCTATTTTTGCTTTAGCTATTGTACTTGTCGATGTTGTCTTTAATTTTCTGAAAAGCTATTTATCCGCGGTGCTCGAGTATAAATCTACGTCCCGGCTGCAGTTATCCCTGCTGGATAAGCTGCTGAAGGTGAAGATGAAAGAGCTGGACCGCTATCATTCCGCCGATCTCATCAGCCGGATTCATGACTCCGCACCTGCCGCTCAGCAAGGCATTAACCTGAAGACGGTTGAGCTGTTCAGCAGTCTGCTGCAGATCCTCTTCCTGCTCACCTATCTGATGTCACTGCATTTCACGCTCACCATGGGCATCTTGCTGATCTGTGCCCTGCTGCCGCTGGTTATGCTTCCTTTTACCTCACGTATTCGTGCCCTGTACCGCAAAAGACAGGAAGCGGAGTCCGCCCAGCAAGTGTTGATTCAAGACTCCGTACAAGGTGCCGAAGTAGTCCGCGCCTTCTCCCTGGCTTCCCGGCTGCAGCGGCAATTCATGGAGCGGGTGCAGCACTACTTCAAATTCCATATTCCGCTCTCCCGGGCAGAAGCTGTCGGTTATAATATGAACTTTACCGTTATCCTCGGCGGCCTGCTGTATCTGCTAACTTACGGGGGCTACCTTGTAATCGGCGGACGGCTTGATGTAGGGGCAGTGGCCGCTTTTCTGATCAGCTTCGAGCAGATTACGAATCCGGTCTCCAGACTGTCCAATCTCTGGGCACAGCTGCAAACCTCCCTGGCTCAGGGCGGCCGGATCTTTGAGCTGGTAGAGCTGCAGAATGAACGTCCGGAACAGGAGCGAAAAACTAAAACAGCAGGAACCCGGGAGCTGCCTATTTCTTTTAACAACGTGAGTTTCGGCTATAGCGGTACTCAAGTTCTGCAGCAGGTGCAGCTGGTTATTGAACCGGGCAAAGTAACTGCTCTCGCCGGACCAAGCGGAAGCGGAAAAAGTACTCTGCTCCACCTGCTGCTCGGAGAATACGAACCGGAAGACGGTACTATCTGCTGCGGATCGCAGCCCTTAAGCAGCCTGCCGCTGCAAGTCTGGCGCAGCAGTCTGGCTTATGTATCACAGGAGCCTTACCTTTTCTCAGGCACCCTTTATGACAACATTGCCTGGGGCAGACCCGGAGCTGCAAAGGAAGATATCCTTCAGGCTGCGCAGGATGCCGGCATTCATGACTTTATAATGAGTACCCCGCTGCAGTATGAGACTGCCATCGGTGAACGGGGAATTACTTTGTCGGGCGGTGAGCGGCAGCGTTTATCCATTGCCCGGGCCTTTGTCCGCGGACCTGAGCTGCTGCTGCTCGATGAGCCGACAGCCGCCCTGGACAGCCACAGTGAAGATATTGTCCAGCAGGCGCTGCAGAAGCTAATGCAGGGGCGGACCACCGTAGTGATTGCACACAGGCTGTCGACGATCCGCAATGCGGACCGGATTTATTTTATGGAGGCAGGCTCAGTCTTGGAAGAAGGCAGCCATCAGGAGCTGATGGCTTTGGAAGGCAAATATTACACCATGGTGCAGTCTGTCCAGCGGACAGATTATCAGGCTGTAGCAGACGGGAGGATCTGAATGAAAACAAAGGAAGCCGGAAAATTACCGCTGCGCGCCGTTCTGCGCCGGCTGCTGCCTTATGCCGCACCATACCGGATCGGACTGCTGCTGGCTACGCTGCTGCTTACCGCCAGGTTAGTAATGGACATCGGTCTTGCAGCAATCCAGCAGCTGTTCATTGATACCATTAACAATGCAGATATGGATTCACTGATGCGTCTGAGCGTCATCGTCGCCGCTGTCTGTGTCGTGATCATCCTTTGTCTGATGCTCCAGCATTTTTACCGGTTTGTCGTCCAGAGCCGGATGTCTTGGGATCTGCGGGCAGCATTGTTTGACAAGACACACCGCCTGCCGTTCCGGCAGATTCAGTCCATGCATTCCGGGGATCTTACCTCACGCAACACCAAGGATGCAGAAGCCGCGATGGGCACTGTCAGCAGCATTATCTACGATCTGGGCTATAATCTGCTGCTCTGCTTCGTTTCTTTCCTCTACCTGGCTTCAATGGATGTATGGCTCGCTTTGCTCGCTCTTGGTTCTGGACCGGTCGTCTTTCTCTCCAGCCGCTTCTTTGACCGTAAACTGCGGCAGCTGTCAACCCGGATCTACGCCGCTGAAGCACAGCTGCGCAGTATTCTGCAGGAGACACTTCAGGGCGTGAAGATCGTCCGGGCTTTTTCGCTGGAAACGATGCTAAAGGACAAATATGCGGCTGAACGTACCAAGCTCAACCGGCTGCTGCTGCAGCGGGCGCTTTTAACGACATTATTATGGAACAGCGCCGCTTTTATCAATAATCTGGTCATGGTCATCTGTGCCGGATTCATTGCTTACTCGGCTATAAAAGGAGGGACCTCTGCCGGGGAAGTACTTGCTTTCATCATTCTGATGGGCCGGGTCCAGTGGCCGTTCGTCCATATGTCGCAGACCTGGGGCGGAGTCCAGCAGTCGCTTGGCGCGGCAGACCGAGTGTTCTCAGTTCTTGATGCTCCGTCTGAGGATGACCAGGGACATAAATACAGGAACGCCCCGTCAGAAACTTATCCGGAAGAACCTGCTGCATTAATTATTCAAGATGTACACTACAGCCACTCCGCAACCCCGGATGATCAGGCGCCTCTGTTCTGCGATTTGAATCTGCGTATACGGCATGGGGAGACAGTTGCGCTTGTCGGACCAAGCGGTGCAGGAAAAACAACCCTGATGCGGATGTGCTGTGGCTTGCTCATGCCCAATGCCGGTCACATCTCTGTTTACGGACGGTCTGCATCCGGCGGACTTAATGAAATGCGCAGTATGATTACTTATGTCCCGCAGTCCCCTTATCTGTTCTCCGGAACGATCAGGGACAATATTGCTTTCAGCAATGAGGCTGCCAGTGATGACGAGATCCGGGAAGCAGCCAGACTTGCAGGTGCAGATGAATTTATTCTGAAGCTGCAAGCCGGCTACGACACCCAGATCGGTGAGCACGGGTCCGGGTTATCGGGAGGACAGCGCCAGCGTATCGCCATCGCCCGCGCTTTTCTGCGGGATGCCCCGCTCCTGCTGCTGGATGAAGCGACCTCTGCCCTGGACAATGAATCGGAGCTGCTCGTCCAGCAGTCACTTG contains these protein-coding regions:
- a CDS encoding ABC transporter permease, translated to MNLNYIVYRNLKKNIKNYYLYVFALIFSVALYFSFVTLQFDPSMDEVAGSVKGGAAIGTSSILLVAIVAIFLLYANTIFIKRRSREIGLFQLIGLTKGKIFRLLSAENLMLYFGSMVAGIAAGFAVSRLILMILFKILEIDAMAELRFSSEALVRTIIVFAAIYVLIMLMNYTFIKGQSILSLFKVNATTQTQIRKMPLWEIVLGLLGIAFVGGGYYISTQLFSGKYTEMSELMRAMITILALVIIGTYLFYKGSVSFLFNAIRKSKQGYLSINEVLSLSSIMFRMKSNALLLTIITTVSALAIGLLSLSYISYYSAEATAKESSPDDFGFARVEAKEKFVQALDAQKIKYKEIYMKPIMMEVDASGIMDKSAFKSPEDRLLLTAVLSEKDIKGMDLQPGETTIVGYGGALQKFMSLSDSGEVKFDTINGPVSLQVNGSSPDAVLPYYYGGGGAIFVVDESIYEEFVKVQNPKVQRGEGKREYYGIELADRSLRIEANKIFMEQKPEYPSFSQYEYELNQRSNMGLIMFIVGFLGLTFLITSGCILYFKQMDEGEEEKNGYTILRKLGFTQGDLLRGIQFKQLFNFGIPLVIGLCHSYFAVKSGWFFFGTEMLTPMILVMVLYTVLYSIFGFLSVLYYKRVIRESL
- a CDS encoding ABC transporter ATP-binding protein, producing the protein MVILQANKIYKTYGNKFNKQEVLKGIDLQVDKGEFVGIMGASGSGKTTLLNVLSSIDRVSQGTIEIEGKEFTGMKEKQLAEFRKHHLGFIFQEYNLLDTLTVKENVLLPLSITGISKKEAHQRFAQVAGELGIAELQNKYPAEISGGQKQRTSAARAFVHEPSIIFADEPTGALDSKSASDLLNKLSDMNQGRQATIVMVTHDPVAASYCSRVVFIRDGQIYTQLNKGDEPRQSFFNDIIKTQGVLGGVQS
- a CDS encoding sensor histidine kinase, with product MITKYIAEKRSWLCLLAGMQLLILFVAFVDASIPFLPVLYIVLLNVLVCTLFVFFRYQKETRFYRTIEAWDQVYDLEAFREADSPFEQIVQDAVTLQTERYRRESAANFRLLEEEKDDLLAWIHEVKTPLTAMQLMIERLPDETLQNQMMYEWLRIHHLLDQQLHQKRIPFMRNDLFIERTALEPVLNQEIRGLRTWCIPKGIGFDVELEAETVLTDGKWLGFMLRQLLTNAVKYSKASDIVIQSLEQDGHVVLIIKDEGKGIAPKDLLRIFDKGFTSVLGRQEGAATGMGLYLTKQVAEPLLISLSVESEPGKGTVFMLTFPRENDFVKTGM
- a CDS encoding response regulator transcription factor; protein product: MFKIMLIEDDVTLFTEIKERLSQWSYDVYGVTDFAKVLQEFTAVQPELVIIDIQLPLFDGFHWCRMIRAHSNVPIIFLSSRDHPSDMVMSMQLGADDFMQKPFHFDVLIAKIQATLRRVYNYSTERTELKTWRGATIEYVKNTVTNSQGAALLTKNEMFILKILVEQKDRIVDREELIKNLWDNEHFVSDNTLTVNVNRLRKKLEPLGLDAYIETKVGQGYMATEEAAL
- a CDS encoding ABC transporter ATP-binding protein, whose product is MKKPAASGTFIRLLKLGRPYIGWYIALCLAAAVISLTSVGMAEALRRIINAATEHNLSGLTSSAIFALAIVLVDVVFNFLKSYLSAVLEYKSTSRLQLSLLDKLLKVKMKELDRYHSADLISRIHDSAPAAQQGINLKTVELFSSLLQILFLLTYLMSLHFTLTMGILLICALLPLVMLPFTSRIRALYRKRQEAESAQQVLIQDSVQGAEVVRAFSLASRLQRQFMERVQHYFKFHIPLSRAEAVGYNMNFTVILGGLLYLLTYGGYLVIGGRLDVGAVAAFLISFEQITNPVSRLSNLWAQLQTSLAQGGRIFELVELQNERPEQERKTKTAGTRELPISFNNVSFGYSGTQVLQQVQLVIEPGKVTALAGPSGSGKSTLLHLLLGEYEPEDGTICCGSQPLSSLPLQVWRSSLAYVSQEPYLFSGTLYDNIAWGRPGAAKEDILQAAQDAGIHDFIMSTPLQYETAIGERGITLSGGERQRLSIARAFVRGPELLLLDEPTAALDSHSEDIVQQALQKLMQGRTTVVIAHRLSTIRNADRIYFMEAGSVLEEGSHQELMALEGKYYTMVQSVQRTDYQAVADGRI
- a CDS encoding ABC transporter ATP-binding protein: MKTKEAGKLPLRAVLRRLLPYAAPYRIGLLLATLLLTARLVMDIGLAAIQQLFIDTINNADMDSLMRLSVIVAAVCVVIILCLMLQHFYRFVVQSRMSWDLRAALFDKTHRLPFRQIQSMHSGDLTSRNTKDAEAAMGTVSSIIYDLGYNLLLCFVSFLYLASMDVWLALLALGSGPVVFLSSRFFDRKLRQLSTRIYAAEAQLRSILQETLQGVKIVRAFSLETMLKDKYAAERTKLNRLLLQRALLTTLLWNSAAFINNLVMVICAGFIAYSAIKGGTSAGEVLAFIILMGRVQWPFVHMSQTWGGVQQSLGAADRVFSVLDAPSEDDQGHKYRNAPSETYPEEPAALIIQDVHYSHSATPDDQAPLFCDLNLRIRHGETVALVGPSGAGKTTLMRMCCGLLMPNAGHISVYGRSASGGLNEMRSMITYVPQSPYLFSGTIRDNIAFSNEAASDDEIREAARLAGADEFILKLQAGYDTQIGEHGSGLSGGQRQRIAIARAFLRDAPLLLLDEATSALDNESELLVQQSLDRLMQNRTTLVIAHRLSTVRDASRIIVLDKGAVAEEGTHDSLLSSNGLYAELYRLQFKEPEAAVAL